One window from the genome of Hyphomicrobiales bacterium encodes:
- the dxr gene encoding 1-deoxy-D-xylulose-5-phosphate reductoisomerase, which translates to MKPGETRRKVSVLGATGSIGRNTVEILAANPGRFAVEALVANANAALLAEQARALGARFAVVAEERAGPELKERLAGSGIETGAGRAAVIEAALRPVDWLMAAIVGVAGLEPTLAAVRQGIDVALANKECLVSAGTCFMAEARRAGAAIIPVDSEHNAIFQILADKPAPALERIILTASGGPFRTWERERMAAVTPKQALRHPNWDMGAKVTIDSATMMNKGLELIEAHHLFGLEGRQIDILVHPESVVHGLVEFTDGSMLAQLGAPDMRTPIAVSLAWPRRMAAAASRLDLVALGRLTFEAPDEERFPALRLTRAALSEGPAAATVLNAANEVAVEAFLRGAIGFLDIPAVVEAVMEAELGRMSGARAGTLQEVLEIDAKAREAAAKRVATRASA; encoded by the coding sequence CTCGGCGCCACGGGCTCGATCGGCCGCAACACGGTCGAGATTCTGGCCGCCAACCCCGGCAGGTTCGCCGTCGAGGCGCTGGTCGCCAACGCCAATGCCGCATTGCTCGCCGAGCAGGCGCGCGCGCTCGGCGCCCGGTTCGCGGTCGTCGCCGAGGAGCGGGCCGGACCGGAGCTCAAGGAGCGCCTTGCCGGCAGCGGCATCGAGACCGGCGCCGGCCGCGCCGCGGTGATCGAGGCGGCGCTGCGCCCGGTTGACTGGCTGATGGCGGCCATCGTCGGCGTCGCCGGCCTCGAGCCGACGCTGGCCGCGGTGCGCCAGGGGATCGACGTGGCGCTTGCCAACAAGGAATGCCTGGTGTCGGCCGGCACCTGCTTCATGGCCGAGGCGCGCCGCGCGGGGGCCGCGATCATCCCCGTCGATTCGGAGCACAACGCCATCTTTCAGATTCTCGCGGACAAGCCGGCTCCGGCGCTGGAGCGCATCATCCTGACGGCCTCCGGAGGGCCGTTCCGCACCTGGGAGCGGGAGCGCATGGCCGCGGTAACGCCGAAACAGGCGCTGCGGCATCCGAATTGGGACATGGGCGCCAAGGTGACGATCGATTCGGCGACCATGATGAACAAGGGCCTGGAGCTTATCGAGGCGCACCATCTGTTCGGGCTGGAAGGCCGCCAGATCGACATTCTCGTGCATCCCGAGTCGGTGGTGCACGGCCTTGTCGAGTTCACCGACGGTTCGATGCTGGCCCAGCTCGGCGCGCCCGACATGCGCACGCCGATCGCCGTCAGCCTCGCCTGGCCGCGGCGCATGGCCGCAGCCGCAAGCCGCCTCGACTTGGTGGCGTTGGGCAGACTGACCTTCGAGGCGCCCGACGAGGAACGCTTTCCCGCCCTGCGGCTCACCCGCGCGGCGTTGAGCGAGGGACCGGCGGCCGCGACCGTCCTGAACGCCGCCAACGAGGTCGCGGTCGAGGCGTTTCTTCGCGGCGCTATCGGTTTTCTCGACATCCCGGCGGTGGTCGAGGCGGTGATGGAGGCCGAGCTCGGCCGCATGTCCGGAGCACGGGCCGGCACGCTGCAAGAGGTGTTGGAGATCGACGCCAAGGCGCGCGAGGCCGCGGCGAAGCGGGTTGCGACGCGGGCCAGCGCCTGA
- the rseP gene encoding RIP metalloprotease RseP, translated as MDLFANLAWAGDTLIGYLLPFLFVLTVVVFFHELGHFVVARWCGVAVKIFSVGFGPEIAGWTDAKGTRWRLSWIPLGGYVKFLDDEDVTSAAPHREARKMSAQERVGSFHLKPVGSRAAVVAAGPIANFILAIAIFTIVFSVFGREVTDPRVDVVAPDSAAEEAGFLPGDLVKSIDGKPIKTFADMQRIVSGAAARSLTIVVQRDDYEITLTATPRLKEISDRFGNTQRVGLLGISRSVAGENLQRQRFSVPAAFWLAVKETWYVTSRSLGYLYEVIVGRQDAGQLGGPLRIAQVSGQVATLGLLALVNLSAVLSISIGLINLFPIPMLDGGHLLYYAIEATRGRPLSERAQEFGFRIGLAIVLTLMIFATWNDLVHLRFL; from the coding sequence ATGGACCTCTTCGCAAATCTTGCCTGGGCCGGCGACACGCTGATCGGCTACCTGCTGCCGTTCCTGTTCGTGCTCACCGTCGTCGTCTTTTTTCACGAGCTCGGCCACTTCGTGGTGGCGCGCTGGTGCGGGGTGGCGGTGAAAATCTTCTCGGTCGGCTTCGGGCCGGAAATCGCCGGCTGGACCGATGCCAAGGGGACCCGCTGGCGGCTGTCGTGGATCCCGCTCGGCGGCTATGTGAAATTCCTCGACGACGAGGACGTCACCAGCGCCGCCCCGCATCGCGAGGCGAGGAAAATGAGCGCCCAGGAACGGGTCGGCAGCTTCCATCTCAAGCCGGTGGGCAGTCGCGCCGCCGTGGTCGCCGCCGGACCGATCGCCAATTTCATCCTCGCCATCGCCATTTTCACCATCGTGTTTTCGGTCTTCGGCCGCGAAGTCACCGATCCGCGCGTCGACGTGGTTGCGCCGGACAGCGCGGCGGAAGAGGCGGGCTTCCTGCCTGGCGATCTGGTCAAGTCGATCGACGGAAAGCCGATCAAGACCTTCGCCGACATGCAGCGCATCGTCTCGGGCGCCGCCGCCCGCAGCCTGACGATCGTGGTGCAACGCGACGACTACGAGATAACACTGACCGCGACGCCGCGGCTGAAGGAAATCTCCGACCGGTTCGGCAATACCCAGCGCGTCGGCCTGCTCGGCATTTCACGGTCCGTGGCCGGTGAGAACCTCCAGCGCCAGCGCTTCAGCGTTCCGGCCGCCTTCTGGCTGGCGGTCAAGGAGACTTGGTACGTCACCTCGCGCTCGCTCGGCTATCTCTACGAGGTCATCGTCGGGCGCCAGGACGCCGGCCAGCTCGGCGGTCCGCTGCGAATCGCCCAGGTGTCCGGCCAGGTTGCCACGCTCGGCCTGCTGGCGCTGGTCAACCTGTCGGCGGTATTATCGATCAGCATCGGCCTTATCAACCTGTTTCCGATCCCGATGCTGGATGGCGGGCATCTGCTCTATTATGCCATCGAGGCGACCCGCGGCCGGCCGCTGAGCGAGCGGGCGCAGGAGTTCGGATTCAGGATCGGATTGGCGATCGTTTTGACATTGATGATCTTCGCCACCTGGAACGATCTCGTCCACCTTCGCTTTTTATAA